tgccacgaacatagttttggcacgcccggtagGATCTCTAATCAGAAGATAGAGAAACAGATATGCCAGAAGACTTACAGACCACGTTGTTTCAAATGCTGCAAAGATTGGAGAAAGCCTCCACAGGCTCTAGAAGTGATATAGATGTGGTTCCTCCCAAAGGCAAAAGACGTAGAAACAGCCAGCCAGACGAGATGGTCGTAATCAACCCTGCATTTCCCTTCTCAGAGGCCCCTATAAATATGCTCAATATGACATGGGCggagaaaggaaaagggaagattacaagggaagaagaagaaagactggCCGAAAAACCTACAGAGAGAATAATCAAACTGCCCGAGTATCCAAAGGCTGCCATAATCAAGGGGATGGTTATGTGTAGTAAATGCCAGTGTGAATATGAGCTCGAGGTTCCCTCGGCTGGAGTCCTCATTGATCACGAGTTAatcaggaggaaggaagaagatacAAGAAGAGAAGCCCGCGAAAAGAGTAAGCAGGCAACAAAGAAGGATACTTCCCGAAGTGTTTTTCAACGCTTAGAaggtgattcccaacccaagGCTTTGTCAGAAGtgtttcgaaaccatgaagctTCTGACGAGGCAGAAATTGAGGCCAAAATCCAAAGAGGTGCAGATCATCTTCAGAATGGCCAGATGGAGGGGGAAGTCAAGAGAACTGATGGGATAGTTAATCCCGGCAGAAAAGGGAATCCTACCCACCTCGGGCGAAAATGGTATGTAGTCGGGAAGAACGGACAACCTACCAAACCGATGGGAGCCTCTATGATCAGGagggttcaaaggcagcacaaGGCCTACATGAACTCTTTGAAGACCCCCACTACCTCCGAAGcctcaaaaaatcaaaagttggAAAGAGCAACATCTGGAGGTAGTAGCCAGCTCCGTTGGCGAAGTAAGCAGGAGGTAGAGAAAGCCAATAGCAAAGCAGAGGGGGTGGGGGATCATGTGCCGCAGAGCCAACATCATGGGAAGTATAGGATCTTGAGAAGAGCTCAAGAATATCTGATCATGGTACCAACTCCTGGGTGGAAGCCGGAACCTATTCACATGGGAACTATTGCAAGACCACTTTCTCTACCATTGGTGGATCCCTTTGGTGAAGTTCCAAAACAAACGCTGTACGAGGGCATGGATCAACCACAACAGGAAGGGATACCAGAACCACTACTTCCAGCCGATGCGATGGCCTGGTTAGATGAATTCATGGACCAAATTGGGAGCAAGAAGGAGGATGTACTCGAGCCCAGTAATTTCCACATCAACATGGCGTATGTATTATCCGCCACGTTTGGTGCCAGACCTGATCAGCCTGCTACTATGGAGGGTGATTACTTAACAACGGAGCCAACGATGGCATAAGTCAATGTGGAGATAGCGGAAGAAGAAGACTCGGGCAAGGCTGAGCCCTCAAAAGCATCCAAATGTGGTCCTCTAAGGATTTACACAGACGAGATGGTGTTCAACCGCTCGAGTATTTCGTTGGCCAACCATCTGAAGCCTATATATGTTTCAGCTCACTTAGAAGGTGTGCCcttcaaaagaattttaattGATGGAGGAGCAGCTGTTAACGTGTTACCGgccaagcagatgaggaagatgGGGAGAGGTACGGAAGATCTTATTCCCACGGACCTTACGGTCTCTAGCTTCTCAGGTGCTATCACTAAGACTCATGGGATATTACCTTTGGAGGTGGACTTAGGATCCAAAAAGATAATGCTGGCATTTTTTGTGGTGGACTGCACCTCCACCTACGGAGCCTTACtcggaagagattggatccatcaaagtttagccataccttccactcttcatcaacaagtggctgtatATCATGAGGCAGGTACTAAAGGACCAGGTTTTTTGGAGAtagtagaggccgaatcacggccatttctccccacagccaatgtggcggaagcaagtttctacaaccccaatgtaggaatcttgaagtgttcaggagctgacgagaacggccgccctaccaaggtgacggcccaaaagcttctggaacaaggaatgctctTTACTAAGGAGGAGTGGGATAGACCCTGTCTCATACCAAATTccctacaccatcaatgactgaacaaaagaagaaagatcaggtcatggcagtcagatccctgattaaaagactgttggtatatgggaagggaagaagacaagaaaggGAGCAGGAAGAGCAAGAATGGCAGGAAGAAGCTTCAACTAGCCAACATGGAAATAGAGAGGAATCTTGCAGTGAAGAACTGGATagggccattcaaatggccgagtGCATATATGATCTAGATGGGCCAGACGACTTGCCCGAGAACCCAGAGTTGGTCGAATTTTTATGTGCAAAACCTGATAAGCCATCACCCGAAGTTCAGGATCCtttggaagttattgatctaggcACGGAGGAGGATCCAAGACCAATACAGATCAGTGGTTTGTTAGGGGTTAATGATCGGGCAAAAATTATTTGTCTTTTGCAAGATTCAAagactgttttgcttggcattataccGAGATGCCGGGGTTAGATccaaccttggtggaacatagaatgcccatcaaggaaggaTTTAAACCGgtcaagcaagcaccacggaGGATGTCAAAtgagatagaagaaaaggtcaaagaagagattgagaggctagtgaaagctggctttatcagaccagccaaatatgtggagtggttggccaacatcgtacccgttttaaaagctgtaacaaaagcagtacgatgttgtgtcgattacagaaatattaatggcgctacACCAAAGGATGAGTACCCCATGCCTATGGCTgatttatccatagatgcagtagcaaagcataaagttttatcttttatggatggaaatgctggatataatcagataaagatggctccaGATGATAttcataaaacagcttttaggtgtcctggtcatgtgggggcatatgagtatctggtcatgccattcgggctcaagaatgctggCGCAACATatcaaagggcaatgaatgccatttttcatgatcTCATTGGCCAGAGCATGGAGGTATATATCGACGACATCGTGGTGAAATCTAAAACAGAAGAGCAGCATCTAGTAGATCTCAGGCAAGCATTGATAAGGATGCGGATCCACcaattgaagatgaatccaaagaagtgcgcatttggagtaagagcaggcaacttcttgggattctTGGTGCATCAGAGAGGTGTGGAAGTGGACAAGAACAAGTCTCGGGCAATATTGGAGTCACCTCCACCCACCAACAAAGTGCAGCTTCAAAGGCTACTAGGCAAGAtcaacttcttgaggagattcattgccaatttagcGGGCAAAATCCAGCCGCTAACTCCTCTACTAAGattgaaagataaagagaatTTCGAGTGGGGGCCGACCCACCAGCAGGCATTTGACAGCATCAAGGCCTACCTAACTTCTCTACCAGTGCTGGTACCACCTCAAAGGTGAAAGCCTTTGAAGCTGTATATTTCTACTTCGGAAAAATCAATTGGGAGTTTGctagcccaaaataatgaaggtggaaagGAGCAGGCCGTATACTACCTCAGCAGAATTTTGACCGAGGTAAAAACAAGATATTCTCCGGTGGAGAGATTGTGTTTGGCTCTATATTTTACTGCCAGCAAGCTAAGGCATTATATGTTACCTTGTCATGTTCACATCATTGCcaaaacagatgtgataaagtacatgttgtcaaaaCCTATGCTAGCaggaaggattgggaagtggattctagcactgtcagaattcagctttcaatatgtaccccaaagggcagtcaaaggccaggcaattgctgacttcttgaCCGAGCATCAGGAACCTCAAAGTGAGGTAATCAATATCCCGGGAAGTTTGGAGGTTACTAGCGTTTGGAtcccaccaagaagtgatgtttcgggcaaagaagattggatccagcaagagataagaagAGTAACGGGCCTCTGGATTACTCTTTGGAAGCTGTATTTCGATGGATCCCACACTCAGAATGCTGCAGGGGCTGGGATTGTGATTATAAATCCTTAATgggtttatcattattactcattCCTGCTCGATTACCAAGAAAATACTaataatcgggcagagtatgaggcATTGATTATTGGTCTAGAAATCCTGTTGGATTTGGGGGCAACAGAAGTAGAAgtctttggtgattcagagttggtaataaaccagctaaatggcgagttcaagtgcagacatataACTATGGCGGGGTACTATATGGCAGCAACACAATTGTTGAGTTTCTGGGAGTCTGAGATATCAGTCAATCATATTCCTAGGGGGTCTAACTTAGCAGCCAATGAAATGGCGCAACTAGCCTCAGGAGTGCCAATACAGGAAAGAAAGTATGGAATAGATGTCGAGATCCAAACAAGAAACCTTCCTTCCATCTTAGACAGGGGATTTAGTTtggatgtaatggttctagAAACCAAGATGGAAGATTGGAGGGCACCCATCACTCATCATTTGAAGGATCCCTCTTCACCTACAAGTAAGAAGAATAGGCAACAAGCAACCAAAtatgtcttatgggcgaagAACATGCTAAGAAAAACCCCAGATGGATTACTGTTAAAATGCTTAGGCCAGGAAGAATCCATGAGAGtgatggccgaagtacatgagggaatatgtggagcacatcaagcagggacaaagatgagatggctactcagaaggtacggttatttctggcccgacatggaaaaagactgcaagtcttatgcccgcggttgtgaagaatgtcagagGCATGGACCTCTCCAGCACGTGCCTTCAGTACCTTTGaatccagtggtcaagccttggccgtTCTGAGGATGGgcgatggacttcatcgggcaaattTATCCAGCTTCTAGTAAAGGGCATACTTTTATAATTGTAgcaacggattacttcaccaagtgggtggaagcatcagcagtaaaatccataacttccgcCGTAGTCAAGAATTTTATCGAGACCAAGATCCTGCACAGATATGGGGTGCCCGAGACTATAGTGACGGAccgtgggccatcttttatttcaaaagaagtcgaggagtttgcaagcaagtacaagataaagatgatccaatccAGTCCGTACTACCCTCAGTCAAATGGGCAGGCTGAAGCTAGTAACAAGATCCTGGTCAACATTATTAAAAGAATGGTGATAGATAGTCCAGAAAAGTGGCACGAGATGCTGGGGAATACGTTGTGGGCATACAGGACTTCTAAAAGAGCAGGAACAGGCACAACTCCTTATGCCTTGAcgttcgggcaagatgcagtgctccCCATGGAGATCAACGTTAGTTCCGTAAGAATTCAGAACCAATTTGGGTTACATAGTGCAGAAtatatcgaagccatgtgtcaaggtatTGAAGACCTGGATgcagcccgaattgaagccttgaaccagattcaagaaggaaagatagttgttgcccgagcttataacaagaAGGTGAAGGTAAAGTCTTTCAAAGAGGGAGATTTAGTATGGAAAACAGTCATCCCGCTGGGAGCTCAGCTTCGGGGTTTTGGAAagtggagcccgacatgggaaggtcctttcattATTAGTCGAGTCTTGAATAAATGAGGATACTACCTAGCGGACCTCGAAGGAAATGGGCAgaaacatcccattaatgttagattcttaaaaaaatattgtcctacattatgggatgttagggattgttaCATTGAAGAGGGGGCAGAGTGAAACAGGCTTCGGGAGTCTCATATGTAGTGTTTTTGTtcatcaaacattcaaagaatGCAGAAAGACAGAAATTGCTAAATAGTATTTATTTCATGTCgacaaattgatgaaatttacaGAATTCCAATCCTATGTATTACATTTGATTCTCTCTGAATATGGTGGTGTATTCAGCTGGTTTCCCGATGTCTTCAGGGATGGAACCCAATCGagtgatcgggttgtgcggccaacatgGGCCTGGTAGAGGATCCTCCGACGGGGCTGTCACCATATGTGATGGTGAAGCCTGACTTATCGCCGCAGCTTGCGGGAAGACAAACCATCAAGAGGAAGCcgcctgaccaagggtgttggagatagagGGGCGgttgaccaagggtgttggaaaTAGCAGTCATCAAGTGAAACCTCCTTTTCTCGCGAAAGGGGAGTTTTAGGAAACTCCACTCAAAACCTGAGGAACCCATTTCTCAGTTTCTAAGAGGAGACAAGAACGCTCAAGATGGATGGAAGTTGAAGGCCAGAGCAAAAAGGGCTTTGGTAGTTTGATAGGAGAAGTCCCGAGCTAGATTTTATAGGGCCCAAAGGACAGTTCAAGAGTCGTGAGAAGAGCAAGGGGCACCGGAAGCACAAAATCCCAAGGACGGATATGCATGCATGCGGGTATTCAATCAATGTCGACGCCTGGGATTCCAACCTTCAcattaattgaagggggcactgtttggattaaaacttgattttttggcccaaggatggagtcggcccaaaaggaggcctagAGGAATAGAAGATCAAGGCCCAGCCGAAACTTGGGAAAGcaggaaagggccttttctgacttgatacaattcataagggccacttgcctacctacccaaggaccaaatggtgtagactgatcagactacacagcccataaagtactttatggtggcattacatgtaataaagctcatgagtcatcaccctcagatcgcattcgggcaaagctgtcactacaggagccaaaccgagtcgtctataaaaggaggaagagaagacaggaatagagacactcaatcaaacaaacaaaagcacaaactctgctcaaaaagccagatttgcctttcaaaacgaagctgtaatCAGCCCAAACCTTCATCCCCCGCGGGATAATCTTTTCTCCCAAcctctgtaatagctctgctaccttgttcgaacttgttgtagtatcgattcaccttttgtattctcctttcCCCTCTCCCCCTTTAAGCTTTTAGACCTTTGAcagaactacaaagatagggacctacaagacgatcagccttaatttataaggtttaatcttgcccgacctgctttgctctgtctttgtcttctctttctttaaagtctagcaatatgttgtatatttccagttatatgcaagttgtttctagcaaaatcacgatgacaaagctttctcagtacttggatccgatttgaatatattttcagtgtttaaatcagatccaagtcctaagccctcaggcatgtaaatctgattagtttaaaagtccttggcctcaaggcataaaaaagaactttatgtggacttaacccatccacgacaatccttgataaacgagaagtccgaagttacttggggcgcaagtaatcgacctacctcttggttttatttctattatatcatgattatcatagaacgcttaagtatggaatggattctgataggaagcctcaaagcctacacctaaggccccacaaaggcacttatttggattcattttaTTTTGCGGTCTAGatggtttgagtataagaacagactctaatgggaagcctcaaggcctacacctaaggccccataaaggcacctatttgggttcactCTACCTCTCAGACTCggataatcagaaatataatagttataagactccgacaaccataaagaccaaatataatatgctcaagtactggtttagtttgacaggaagcctcaaggcctacacctaaggccccacaaaggcacctgttatatctaacacggtttctcgggcatATGCATATTCACAACTAAAACTTGACATCCATTCGACATctaccatgctgaagatggcagtggcacgcctgagcactaaaatgttaaccttgattgtgagcctcaaggcctacacctaaggccccacaaaggcacctctcaaagttaacgctgtccttctctttcagccttgcccgaagagtcttgcccgacgagacttgcccgacaaagcccgacaggaaagcagaagcccgacagcagccctcaactgGCGCcgaacctccaggggagctgtgtgctcgtcggccaggaaacatccccgacgggaattcctgccacgaacactCCTAATCCCAACACTTTTTTACAATATCTCTACAATAATCTTCTTTCGTCCAAAAAGCCTCAAATCTAAACCGGCATTTACCTCTAGCGGTGTCAGGTTCACAATTGACAATAAGTGGGCAGGGATCCAAACCCATTACTAACCCGTGCGTAACTGCAGTATTTGGCCACTATTCCTGCCACTTCCCATTAATCAAACATCTATCAATTCtatcttccacaatctgccctcCCCTTATACCTCTCCAAGTGAACTTGGGTCCATTAAAACCCAAATCAATTAATTCCGTCTTGTTCATAAATCACAAGGCCCAAATGTAGTTATCATCCACTTCCAAAAATCCTCCTTTTCATCTCTATATGGCGTTCCATAGACCCATGTAACACGAAATTGGCATTGAGAGACATTCAAGCAAATGTACGAattaataacaaagttggaggAAAAAGAGATTCTAACCTCCAGACCATCATCCCACCAAAGACTAATTCCCCCTGCAATACCAGCCGGTGGAACATCAAAACCATTATTATATCCCATTTTTCGACGAAGAACTACAATTCTATGATTTTTCATCATAGTTTCAGATAAAAAAACCATAGCGGGTCTATGTTATGTAGGtaagaatttgtaaattttctcctaaaagaaaaagaatatgtAAATTTCTATTTTTATCAGTCAACttggttaattaattttttttttttattagttgttACGTTCCTCAACTGAAAGTTCGAATCATTTAATTAGGGTCCTTTCGGTTGACTGATTTTCGCAAATATGACatgttgaatttaaatgaaatacGTTATGAGAAAGAAGCCCTTGGGATTAGCTCAAGtgcaaagaaaaaatgaaataacGAGTTAAAATTATGATAGATTTAAGTTCGATTGCATATATATGGTAGCGGTGCAATTCGGGCGGGTTAGATAGTCAACTCAATTCTAAACCAACATTCACAATTTGTGTTTGGGTTGGATTCAGATTCATACAAGTTTATTCGGGTTCAAGTTTCAATTGGGATTGGGTTTACTTGTGTTGGGTTTAAGTTTGCCTAATTTTATCGAGTTTAATCTTATAACAACTTATTTTGCaagagtttttaaattttgaatcaaTAACATCAATACtagttaaaattcaaataatgtGGATATCATTTCTAATGCGAAGTTGAAAAAAGATTACAAAAAGAATATCAAAGTTTCGACTTAAAGAAACATAAAAGCAACATCATCATTCATTGTTCAAATACAAATCAACAACAAACCTTAATTATAGTTATCTCAAAACTTGTACTTGACCAAGACATCAACCCAACCTAACTCAATAAATGATCGAATTGATATCAGGTTGAGTTTGGGCCAGTTTTTACTTCCATTCTAATCTGCCCGAACGAGTTTAAAATTGAATTGGGCATGGGCAAATTCTTCCTTTTATCATTTAACAAATAGGGAGACCCGCCCAACGTCACCGGTGTGAGTATCATGTTGGAACTAAGTATATTGAAAGGCCCAAAGTGTGCAAACATTTACATAAATCTTTATCCATAAGAGGAATTTGATGTAGTCATGACGCTTTTGTTAGGGGAACTAACCATAAAATATGTGATAATAAAGGTCGTAACTTTCTCAAAGTTGATTGTGACAAAGTTAAATATTTGTTATCTAAGCTAGTCAAATGACTAAAATGTTTATTCGGCTAACCACTACTTTCAACAATTCTAACTATATTAACttaagttaaaatattttaatattaattttactAAAACATCAAACCATACGAACAGAACAAAATAAACCTTATAAAATTGCCACTACAAAATTCTCGATCAAAtcacaaacattttttttttaaatttaactaAACTAAACTAAGAGAATGTTAAAGATATAGAATCCTAAACGCAGTTATTGAAGAGGAAACTGACTCTATCCACTAGATCAATCCACTGCTTACATAAACCTTTTTTCCTGAAATTAAAGGACTATTATTTACTGGTACATTGCATAGATACACTTAGGATTTGGGAATATACACTTGAGGATATCCTTATACGCACACCCATAATAATTGACATATTATGCACACATTTAGACATAATTGAGAAAAATATGACAAAAGCATATCCCAAGCATAACAGGCTAACCCAAATCCAACCAAAGCCAGCAGCAAAAACATCTGGAAAGGTGGACGAGTGAGTGAACTCCGTCAAGCTCCGACAGCTGTGGCGGTGAGGACGGAATCAAGCTCGATGTCGCTTCGGGTGCGGCTGATCCTTTGGTTGCTACCATCCTTTGCGCCGCTTCCTCCCACCCATACTTCTGATATTGCTTGTGCCATGTTGTTCACATTCTCTAACACGTAATCTGCTTCCTTGCTTTTCACGGTTTTTCCAACCTTCATTTCAAAACAACAAAACGCAATATAAATTAGTACCTAACCGACCATTTTAAGAAAACCTTACAATATTATTCTAAGAAGATACAATCTGACCAAACACAACATGATAACTTAGTACCAAATTGACCATTTTAAGAAAACCTTACAGTACACCAATTTTGGAGGATTCTTTCTTGCCAAACAATCCACATGTTATTTTATGAAATACAGCATTCTTAGCTAAGATGATGGCTTGGTAAGGGCATTGGTTTTATGAGTGTGTTCTAAAAAGTGCGAGTCGTCATGTTTTGAgttacaaattaattaaacttgtGACATGTtccaacattaaaaaaaaaagagacagGTCAGTAGATTATGAGGCAATTAGGTCAAGCATatcattttatttaattttctaatgaaaaataaaaattcgaaTAAAAAATTTTCTTTGTATTAGTACAAATCTCAGTTGTCAAACCTTTCATAATATACTTGAACAAAGTCATTAAATATGCGACTTATCGATCTGATGTTGATGACATATTGAAAACTTATTATTTCAGCaattaagataaaaaaaagggagactttggatgcggtccctagttatgaacagtctttgactgaaaccttgttggttttcaatttttgatccaagttcctgaaattaattgataatttatttctatgtacgttactatattttttaaattaaaaattaaaatttataattgtttatagtaatgagattttaaataaaaaaccataatttgtgggattaaaaatattaaaatataaatatactattgtgtgtgtgtgtgtgtgtaaacatgggtatattcataaaaaataaccaaaaaattattgtatcaaaacatgggtacattcttcaaaatgggtacatttagcaaaaataaaaatgggtacaaataaataaaaaaatatgggtacaatacaaataaaactttaaaaaatatgggcacaaaaagaaattaatatatgggtacaaattaaaactgaaaggaaaattggtacaaattaaaaaagggttgcaaattaaaaatgggtacaaactaaaaataaaaatatatgataaaaaatttagccataaatataaatatactaattgtaacatttttaatattaaatgaatatatttagaaataaaaaatattttattattgaaataattaatgatattattaatacaaaggaccttgatcaaaaattgaaaagtaataaggttttaatcaatagagtagtaaaaataaggatgaaaacctaattactcctaaaaaaaatgatcattttagtaattaaattgaaaaataattatcTTGAGCAATTTTGTGGAGGTCGTACTTTTATATGTGGAACAAAATTCTGGTCATAAAAACCAGAAATGATGAGCGGGGGATCAAAATTCCAAACTATTGTAACACTGTTTCACATATTATATAATACTTATTTATACAACTAACAAAAGATAATATAAAAacagaaattttaaaaattagttAATTACCAAAACGGTGCGTAGACCAACAGCTTTCCCCGCAGCGACGTTACGCACGTTGTCATCGAGAAACAGctgcaagaaaacaaaaacgcgTTGTCAAAATCTCCCAACAACTTCATCGTTCACATTATCACACAACAAACTGACCAACCAAACGAAATTATAATTAAATGTACATCTCGGCCGTACCGTGCGGCGAGGATCGACCTCCGCAGCCCGGAGCGCGATCTCCATGGCCTCTATGGACGGCTTCAGGACCACCGGGAACTCGTCCGGCTGAGTCGAACTTGGCAGGTTTGGGTTCATTGTCTCGAAGCATATGATCCGATCGAAGCACTCCTCCACTCCCAGACGTTCCAACACCTTCATCGCGTGCTTCCGGTCCGAATTCGTAAATATCTGCAACATTGGTTCATGTTTCATCATttacttctttcttttttttgactTAGTCAAGGGTATCCCAAGGgcttcctttcttttttcatCATTTACTTCTTTCTAACTTTCATAAATTTTACAGTTTTGTgggggttttttattttttatttttaaattttcacaagcaataaaataattatactAAACTACGATTCTGTGAACTTTGAGCTTACGATTTTTCTTTGCGCGATGCTGCGGAGGAGGTCTCGGAGCTGAGGGTCGGGTTTGATCCGATCGTACGGCAGCCTTCCATGCACGACGTCGTGGTAATCTTCGGAATCGATGTCGTACCCCAACGCCTACAAAAGAAAGC
The nucleotide sequence above comes from Malus sylvestris chromosome 16, drMalSylv7.2, whole genome shotgun sequence. Encoded proteins:
- the LOC126609069 gene encoding uncharacterized protein C24B11.05-like; this translates as MDSRSSSSPFDSIIFDLDDTLYSSNLGLGEACKKNIDDFLVEKCGFPESKASSLRVELFKKYGSSLAGLRALGYDIDSEDYHDVVHGRLPYDRIKPDPQLRDLLRSIAQRKIIFTNSDRKHAMKVLERLGVEECFDRIICFETMNPNLPSSTQPDEFPVVLKPSIEAMEIALRAAEVDPRRTLFLDDNVRNVAAGKAVGLRTVLVGKTVKSKEADYVLENVNNMAQAISEVWVGGSGAKDGSNQRISRTRSDIELDSVLTATAVGA